Proteins encoded together in one Anaerococcus murdochii window:
- a CDS encoding oxidoreductase → MDLDLRKFEFTNLDDLNKELEKHGIHAANDIVDLTSPIMLNDFKLVNRLVALPMEGVDGKDGRPTDLTKKKYIDVAKGGYGLIWLEATSVNKEGMSNDNQLFINDDTVNDFQNLNFEIKETSKESAYGGEAYTVLQLNHSGRYANIGKDENAQIATHREKLDAKRGIEKDRELVSDSYLDGLKNNYLKAARLAKKAGFDAVDIKSCHGYLLSELLSATDREGTYGGSFENRTKFLLETIDLIRKDEECEGLDIAVRLNMADMTDHGFATTTDLDYDLTETIKLIEQLQSSGVKLISLTLGNPYFISYISKPSDLKKDETIESPFTSSFRIFEMCGKLQKLFPEMIFVGVGYTFFREFGANVAEGLIRDRKISLAGFGRDMLAYPELGNDLLKNGKMDKNKVCITCNLCSKLKANFLPAGCVVRNRQTYGKYVKELNK, encoded by the coding sequence ATGGATTTAGATTTGAGGAAGTTTGAATTTACAAATCTTGATGACTTAAATAAAGAGTTAGAAAAACATGGTATCCATGCTGCAAACGATATAGTGGATTTAACTTCACCAATTATGTTAAATGATTTTAAGCTTGTAAATAGGCTGGTTGCTCTTCCTATGGAAGGTGTTGATGGCAAAGACGGCAGGCCAACAGATCTTACCAAGAAAAAATACATAGATGTAGCCAAGGGTGGCTACGGATTAATTTGGCTTGAGGCCACTTCCGTTAATAAGGAAGGTATGAGTAATGACAATCAACTCTTTATTAATGATGATACTGTAAACGATTTTCAAAACTTAAATTTTGAAATAAAGGAAACTTCAAAAGAATCAGCCTATGGTGGAGAAGCTTATACAGTTTTGCAATTAAACCATTCTGGTAGGTATGCAAATATTGGTAAGGATGAAAATGCTCAAATAGCGACTCATAGGGAAAAACTGGATGCCAAAAGAGGAATAGAGAAAGATAGGGAACTTGTAAGCGACTCCTACCTTGATGGGCTTAAAAATAATTACCTAAAAGCAGCTAGGCTTGCTAAGAAAGCGGGTTTTGATGCTGTAGATATCAAGTCTTGCCACGGCTACCTCTTATCAGAGCTTCTTTCAGCTACAGATAGGGAAGGTACCTATGGTGGAAGTTTTGAAAATAGGACTAAATTCCTCCTTGAAACAATTGATTTAATTAGAAAAGATGAGGAGTGTGAGGGTCTTGATATAGCCGTTAGACTTAATATGGCTGATATGACTGACCATGGTTTTGCAACAACAACCGACCTTGACTATGACCTTACAGAAACAATCAAACTTATCGAACAATTACAATCTAGTGGCGTAAAACTTATCTCCCTAACCCTTGGAAATCCTTATTTTATTTCGTATATAAGCAAGCCTTCAGATTTAAAAAAGGATGAAACAATTGAAAGTCCATTTACTTCTTCATTTAGGATTTTTGAAATGTGTGGAAAACTCCAAAAGCTCTTTCCAGAAATGATCTTTGTTGGTGTAGGATATACATTCTTCAGAGAATTTGGGGCAAATGTTGCGGAAGGACTTATTCGAGATAGAAAGATAAGCCTAGCTGGTTTCGGTAGAGACATGCTAGCCTATCCTGAATTAGGAAATGACCTTCTAAAAAATGGAAAAATGGACAAAAATAAGGTATGCATAACCTGCAATCTTTGCTCAAAGCTTAAGGCAAACTTTTTGCCAGCAGGATGCGTGGTTAGAAATAGGCAAACTTATGGTAAGTATGTAAAGGAATTGAATAAATGA
- a CDS encoding 3-ketoacyl-ACP reductase has product MSERVAIITGATRGIGLGITKQLLKDGYKICAFGTRNIEDYDEFSKIYDKEKIFYYKGNIANKEDRERFVEKAYERFGSINILVNNAGVAPKVREDILKVSEESIDRLFEINTKSMFFLSQDVARRMIEDNSTEDKCIINISSVSSSVVSTDRADYCISKAAISMITKLFASKLGEYGINVYEIQPGIIKTDMTKVAESKYDKLFAEGITPIKRWGYPEDIALAVSALAEFKFKYTTGQVIRVDGGYTLQTL; this is encoded by the coding sequence ATGAGTGAAAGAGTAGCTATTATAACTGGAGCCACTAGGGGTATAGGACTTGGTATCACCAAGCAACTTCTAAAAGACGGTTACAAAATTTGCGCCTTTGGGACAAGAAATATTGAAGACTACGACGAATTTAGCAAAATCTACGATAAAGAAAAAATCTTCTATTATAAGGGCAATATAGCCAATAAAGAAGACAGGGAAAGGTTCGTAGAAAAGGCCTATGAAAGATTTGGATCAATTAATATTCTGGTAAACAATGCTGGAGTTGCGCCAAAAGTTCGAGAAGATATATTGAAAGTTTCAGAAGAAAGTATAGATAGACTTTTTGAAATAAACACGAAATCAATGTTCTTTTTAAGCCAAGATGTGGCAAGAAGGATGATTGAAGATAATTCAACAGAAGACAAGTGCATTATAAATATTTCTTCAGTATCTTCATCAGTTGTGAGCACTGACAGGGCTGACTACTGCATATCAAAGGCTGCTATATCGATGATTACAAAACTTTTTGCTTCAAAGCTTGGAGAATATGGGATAAATGTTTATGAAATCCAACCAGGCATAATAAAGACAGACATGACCAAGGTTGCTGAATCAAAATATGACAAGCTTTTTGCAGAGGGAATTACTCCTATTAAAAGATGGGGTTATCCTGAAGACATAGCCCTAGCAGTAAGTGCCCTTGCTGAGTTTAAGTTTAAATATACAACAGGACAGGTGATAAGAGTTGACGGCGGCTACACATTACAAACTTTATAA
- a CDS encoding FAD-dependent oxidoreductase, which produces MTAATHYKLYKEKYDAIVVGSGAAGFNAANRLFENDIKNIAIITEDVNLGTSRNAGSDKQTYYKLALESSDDDSIDKMAAVYYDGMHIHGDIAKVEASESVRSFMNLVELGVEFPFNEYGEYIGYKTDHDPNKRATSAGPYTSKQMTEKLEKRAGSYGIKILNHYKVVKIFTSKDEFDGILCLNKGDFYLIEAKNIIYATGGPANLYSNTVYPNGQKGSTGLALDAGVKGMNLTHFQYGMSSIKPKWNVSGTYMQVMPRFYSLDEDGNEHDFLADYYSDFKELLKNVFLKGYQWPFDVKKINGSSMVDYLVYKEEVYKNRRVFLDFRDNPSFKDIPFDDLDKEVKDYILSNDARLEKPIDRLLKMNKKAYDFYIDHGVDLKKEPLEISLCAQHNNGGLYIDKDYQTNIKGFYAAGEVAGSHGIYRPGGSALNAGQVGSKRASENIKLAKKDFSDRDCEKEARDYIEKFLNLVGEESNINDLIENYQEEMTSFAAAFRNIKEIEILIKKRREVYKSFFDQVRAKSHQLIKAFEFYDIVVGQLVYLEAMKDYYDHIKAKIGGSIYFEDEIDFASDGEFVNQVQITGFKDGKSSFEWEEVRPIPSVNQPFELQWNKYINRKSGD; this is translated from the coding sequence TTGACGGCGGCTACACATTACAAACTTTATAAAGAAAAATATGATGCAATAGTAGTTGGATCTGGAGCGGCGGGCTTTAATGCCGCTAATAGGCTATTTGAAAACGATATTAAGAACATAGCTATTATTACAGAAGATGTTAACTTAGGTACAAGTAGAAATGCTGGTTCGGATAAGCAAACTTATTACAAATTGGCCTTAGAATCGTCAGATGATGATTCTATTGACAAGATGGCGGCGGTTTACTATGATGGAATGCACATTCATGGTGATATAGCCAAGGTAGAAGCTAGCGAATCAGTAAGATCCTTTATGAACCTAGTAGAACTTGGTGTGGAATTTCCATTTAATGAATATGGGGAATATATAGGATATAAAACAGACCACGATCCAAACAAAAGAGCTACATCTGCAGGACCTTATACATCCAAACAAATGACAGAAAAGCTTGAAAAAAGAGCCGGGTCCTATGGGATAAAAATCCTTAACCATTATAAGGTCGTAAAAATATTTACATCTAAGGATGAATTTGATGGAATCTTGTGTTTAAACAAGGGAGATTTTTATCTGATAGAAGCAAAAAATATAATTTATGCAACAGGAGGACCAGCAAATCTCTACTCCAACACTGTATATCCAAATGGACAAAAAGGGTCAACTGGCCTTGCCCTAGATGCGGGTGTAAAGGGCATGAACCTAACTCATTTCCAATATGGGATGTCATCAATAAAGCCAAAGTGGAATGTGTCAGGGACTTATATGCAGGTAATGCCAAGGTTTTATTCCCTAGACGAAGACGGAAATGAACATGATTTTCTTGCTGATTACTACAGTGATTTTAAAGAATTATTAAAAAACGTCTTCCTAAAGGGCTATCAATGGCCGTTTGATGTTAAAAAAATTAATGGGTCTTCAATGGTAGACTATCTTGTATACAAAGAAGAAGTTTACAAAAATAGGAGGGTCTTCCTAGATTTCAGGGACAATCCATCCTTCAAAGATATTCCCTTTGATGACTTAGATAAGGAAGTAAAAGATTATATCCTATCTAATGATGCAAGACTTGAAAAGCCAATTGATAGGCTCCTTAAGATGAATAAAAAGGCCTACGATTTCTATATTGACCATGGAGTGGACCTTAAAAAAGAGCCACTGGAAATATCTCTTTGTGCCCAACACAACAACGGCGGTCTTTATATAGACAAGGACTATCAAACCAATATCAAGGGCTTTTATGCTGCAGGTGAAGTTGCAGGAAGTCACGGCATCTATAGGCCAGGCGGATCAGCCTTAAATGCAGGCCAAGTTGGGTCAAAAAGAGCTAGCGAAAACATAAAGCTTGCAAAGAAAGATTTTTCAGATAGGGACTGCGAAAAAGAAGCTAGAGATTATATAGAAAAATTCCTTAATCTAGTCGGAGAAGAATCAAATATTAATGATTTAATAGAAAACTACCAAGAAGAGATGACATCTTTTGCAGCAGCCTTTAGGAATATAAAAGAAATTGAAATCCTAATTAAAAAAAGAAGAGAGGTCTACAAAAGCTTTTTTGACCAAGTTAGGGCAAAGAGCCACCAGCTAATCAAGGCCTTTGAGTTTTATGACATAGTAGTTGGCCAGTTGGTTTATCTTGAAGCTATGAAAGATTATTACGACCATATCAAAGCGAAAATTGGCGGTAGCATCTATTTTGAAGATGAAATTGATTTTGCAAGTGATGGAGAATTTGTAAACCAGGTTCAAATTACAGGCTTTAAGGATGGAAAATCTTCCTTTGAGTGGGAAGAAGTAAGGCCAATCCCATCTGTCAATCAACCTTTTGAACTCCAATGGAATAAGTATATCAATAGGAAGTCAGGCGATTAA
- a CDS encoding hydroxyacid dehydrogenase: MKAVFLLDEDNYNIIYSEECIKKISEKVEILGRYDSIDEACDLSDVDFVFSGWGAVPMDKKALQAMPKLKVVFYGAGSIKKVQTEEMWNKPVRITSASTANAIPVAQYTTSLIQLLLKDFFTLTRKVKENRQNKMDVYRLTDGFYKRKIGIISYSKIGKEVIKNLQYLSENEIYVYDPFYDENFFKERNLIKSSLEEIFEKCDVVSLHSPLLKETEGMIKYQHFSKMKKNAAFINTARGKIINTDDLIKALNERTDLTAILDVSDPEPLEKDSALYDMDNVILSPHIAGSLGNETLLMGELMYEELERYIESGDLKYEISREAFLRMA, encoded by the coding sequence ATGAAAGCAGTTTTCTTACTTGATGAGGATAATTACAATATTATCTACTCAGAAGAATGTATAAAAAAAATAAGCGAAAAAGTAGAAATCCTTGGAAGGTACGATAGCATTGATGAAGCTTGTGACCTTTCGGATGTGGACTTTGTATTTTCTGGTTGGGGTGCTGTCCCAATGGATAAAAAGGCCTTACAAGCCATGCCAAAATTAAAGGTGGTTTTCTACGGGGCGGGCTCCATAAAAAAAGTCCAGACAGAAGAAATGTGGAATAAACCAGTAAGGATAACATCAGCTAGTACAGCCAATGCTATACCAGTTGCCCAATACACAACCAGCCTAATCCAACTATTGCTTAAAGATTTCTTCACACTTACAAGAAAAGTGAAAGAAAACAGGCAAAACAAAATGGACGTATATAGGCTAACAGATGGGTTTTATAAGAGAAAGATAGGGATAATTTCTTATAGTAAGATAGGAAAGGAAGTTATAAAAAACCTCCAATACTTATCTGAAAACGAAATTTATGTTTACGATCCATTCTATGATGAAAATTTCTTTAAAGAAAGAAATCTTATAAAATCAAGCCTAGAGGAAATCTTTGAAAAGTGTGATGTAGTAAGCCTACATTCGCCCCTACTTAAGGAAACAGAAGGCATGATAAAATACCAACATTTTTCAAAAATGAAGAAAAATGCTGCCTTTATAAATACAGCTAGGGGCAAGATAATAAACACAGATGATTTGATCAAGGCGCTAAATGAAAGAACTGATCTTACAGCTATATTAGACGTATCAGACCCAGAACCTCTAGAAAAAGACTCAGCCCTATACGATATGGACAATGTAATCCTATCCCCACACATAGCAGGGTCCCTAGGCAATGAAACCTTGCTAATGGGAGAGTTGATGTATGAGGAACTTGAAAGGTATATAGAAAGTGGAGATTTAAAATATGAAATAAGTCGTGAAGCTTTCTTGAGGATGGCGTGA
- a CDS encoding sugar phosphate isomerase/epimerase family protein: MKKIGLCSVTFRDKSVDEIVDLALENGLNFIEWGGDIHLKPGDFDEARRIKALCDKNNILYSYGSYYKYKDTDDFDLILETAAALTAKDIRIWAKRISSADISEEDYKIFIKQSQAMADKAKEKNIRLNFENHRVTLTDTTKSARKMLDDIGRDNVYIYWQPQADDSEEERIQAIKTLHDKITNIHVFNWDENFNRYPLIQAKAEWESYIKNLGGDRAYLLEFVKDDSIEQFKEDAKVLKNMLGG, from the coding sequence ATGAAAAAAATCGGCCTATGCTCAGTAACCTTTAGGGATAAAAGTGTTGATGAAATTGTAGACTTAGCCTTAGAAAATGGCCTAAATTTCATTGAATGGGGAGGGGACATCCACCTAAAACCGGGCGACTTTGATGAAGCCAGGAGGATAAAAGCTCTCTGTGATAAAAATAATATCTTGTATTCCTACGGTTCTTATTATAAATACAAAGATACAGATGATTTTGACCTAATCCTAGAAACTGCGGCAGCCCTTACTGCCAAAGATATTAGGATTTGGGCAAAGAGAATAAGTTCAGCTGATATAAGCGAAGAAGACTATAAAATTTTTATTAAACAAAGTCAAGCAATGGCTGATAAGGCCAAAGAGAAAAATATAAGGCTAAACTTTGAAAACCATAGGGTGACCCTTACAGATACAACAAAATCTGCAAGAAAAATGCTTGATGATATAGGTAGAGACAATGTCTATATCTACTGGCAACCCCAGGCAGATGATAGCGAAGAAGAAAGAATCCAAGCTATTAAAACCCTACATGATAAAATCACAAACATCCACGTTTTTAACTGGGATGAAAACTTTAATAGGTATCCATTAATCCAAGCTAAGGCAGAATGGGAATCATATATAAAAAATTTAGGAGGTGATAGGGCTTATCTATTGGAATTTGTGAAAGATGATAGTATCGAACAATTTAAAGAAGATGCCAAAGTGCTAAAAAATATGTTAGGAGGCTAA
- a CDS encoding PTS sugar transporter subunit IIB, which produces MAAEILLFRIDERLLHGQGQIWIRHCGANSVICVNDKAANDPIQQNLMKTMIDKSIAVSFYEVDKFISIFDKASPLQKFFIVVGNTDDALKIISAGIPVKEVNIGNIHNGEGKEKVTRAIYLSEKDKENLRKIRDEYKLNFNTRSTPSGSDGSVEVDINDYL; this is translated from the coding sequence ATGGCAGCAGAAATTTTACTTTTCAGAATTGATGAGAGACTACTACATGGTCAAGGTCAAATCTGGATAAGACATTGCGGTGCAAACTCAGTTATATGTGTAAATGATAAGGCAGCAAATGACCCAATCCAACAAAACCTAATGAAGACTATGATAGATAAGTCAATAGCAGTAAGTTTTTATGAAGTAGACAAGTTTATAAGTATCTTTGATAAGGCAAGTCCACTTCAAAAATTCTTCATAGTTGTAGGAAACACAGACGATGCCCTTAAGATTATCAGTGCTGGTATACCTGTAAAAGAAGTAAATATAGGTAATATCCACAATGGTGAGGGCAAGGAAAAGGTAACAAGAGCCATCTATTTGAGCGAAAAAGATAAGGAAAATCTAAGAAAGATAAGAGATGAATACAAGCTTAACTTTAACACTAGATCTACTCCTTCAGGCTCAGACGGTTCCGTTGAAGTAGATATAAACGATTATTTATAA
- a CDS encoding PTS mannose/fructose/sorbose/N-acetylgalactosamine transporter subunit IIC — translation MEITLVQALLIALWTGFALSGSLLGIYSNRSLVLSFGVGLILGDLPKALTVGAIGELAFMGFGVSPGGTIPPSPLGPGIFGALLAITNPNIDGQTAFSLSIPFAIAIQFAITTINTLMSFSPALAKRAIVEDNDKKFTLYANLSYILQFAVGALIGLVAALSTSTINQLVDMIPEFITNGLSMAGAMIPAVGFAMILSNMIRKENVAFVLLGYILSAYLGMPLMGVAAFATFFAIYEYQRRGDAKAAESTGTEERMEFTDGI, via the coding sequence ATGGAAATTACATTAGTACAAGCATTATTAATTGCATTGTGGACAGGTTTTGCCCTTTCAGGTTCCCTATTAGGAATTTATTCTAATAGATCACTTGTCCTATCCTTTGGTGTTGGTCTAATTTTAGGAGACCTACCAAAAGCATTGACAGTAGGAGCTATTGGTGAGCTTGCCTTCATGGGCTTCGGTGTATCACCAGGTGGAACAATTCCTCCATCACCACTAGGACCTGGTATCTTTGGTGCCCTACTAGCAATAACAAACCCAAATATTGACGGACAAACAGCATTTTCTTTATCAATCCCATTTGCGATAGCAATTCAATTTGCAATTACAACAATAAACACATTAATGAGTTTTTCACCAGCTTTGGCTAAAAGAGCTATCGTAGAAGATAATGATAAGAAATTCACCCTTTACGCAAACCTATCTTATATCCTACAATTTGCAGTAGGTGCCCTAATAGGTCTTGTAGCTGCCTTATCTACATCAACAATCAACCAACTTGTAGACATGATTCCAGAATTTATTACAAACGGTCTATCAATGGCAGGTGCAATGATCCCAGCAGTAGGTTTTGCTATGATCCTATCTAACATGATCAGAAAAGAAAATGTCGCTTTTGTTTTACTAGGTTACATCCTATCTGCTTACCTAGGTATGCCTCTAATGGGTGTAGCAGCCTTTGCTACCTTCTTTGCTATATATGAATACCAAAGAAGAGGCGACGCTAAAGCAGCAGAATCAACAGGTACAGAAGAAAGAATGGAGTTTACAGATGGCATCTAA
- a CDS encoding PTS system mannose/fructose/sorbose family transporter subunit IID codes for MASNQVNKKLSSSDYTKASLRAYILQNGFNYSNYQGIGYANVLRPGLKKIHADDKEAYKASMLANLEFYNTNPQLVPFVSSVQLAMEDGGVEQDSIQDMKMALMGPLAGIGDSISQFLLAPLLSTIFASMAAAGNNLAPVLFFITINVILLALKLGMGKAGYKVGISVVSDFSEKMEKITSAASIVGVAVISALVTQFVKISIPITYVKEIGEQTQHVAIQSMIDGMAPKLLPVLWTGFVYWLVKKKGWTTYKVIILTVIVAIIGSSLGLISPKPPVLE; via the coding sequence ATGGCATCTAATCAAGTTAATAAAAAATTATCAAGCTCAGATTACACAAAAGCTAGTTTAAGAGCTTATATACTTCAAAACGGTTTTAACTATTCAAACTACCAAGGTATTGGTTATGCAAACGTCCTAAGACCAGGACTTAAGAAAATCCACGCAGATGACAAGGAAGCTTACAAGGCATCAATGCTAGCAAACCTTGAATTTTATAACACCAACCCACAACTAGTACCATTCGTATCAAGCGTTCAGCTTGCTATGGAAGATGGTGGGGTTGAGCAAGATTCTATCCAAGATATGAAAATGGCTTTGATGGGACCTCTAGCAGGTATTGGTGACTCTATATCACAATTCCTTCTAGCTCCACTCTTATCAACTATTTTCGCATCAATGGCAGCAGCTGGTAATAACTTAGCTCCAGTCCTATTCTTTATTACAATCAACGTTATCCTTCTAGCTCTTAAGTTAGGTATGGGTAAGGCAGGTTATAAGGTAGGTATATCAGTTGTAAGTGACTTCTCAGAAAAAATGGAAAAAATCACTTCAGCTGCATCTATAGTTGGTGTTGCAGTAATTTCTGCCCTTGTAACACAATTTGTTAAAATTTCTATTCCAATAACTTATGTAAAAGAAATTGGTGAACAAACCCAACATGTAGCTATCCAATCAATGATTGATGGTATGGCTCCAAAATTACTACCAGTTTTATGGACAGGTTTTGTTTACTGGTTAGTAAAGAAAAAAGGTTGGACAACCTATAAGGTAATCATCCTTACAGTTATAGTTGCTATAATTGGTTCAAGCCTAGGACTAATTTCACCTAAACCACCAGTTCTAGAATAA
- the yajC gene encoding preprotein translocase subunit YajC has protein sequence MTKKEWLIILVMYFSFWAYLAIDKYKQKKMLEEAIKSQDELPKLSKGDRVITVAGIYGRVDEIKGQTIILEIDKEAKMEVSKNSILNKVV, from the coding sequence ATGACAAAAAAAGAATGGCTTATCATTCTAGTGATGTATTTTAGTTTTTGGGCTTATCTTGCAATTGATAAGTACAAGCAAAAGAAAATGCTTGAAGAAGCAATAAAAAGTCAAGATGAGCTTCCAAAACTATCAAAGGGTGACAGAGTAATCACTGTTGCCGGTATTTACGGCAGGGTAGATGAGATCAAAGGTCAAACAATCATCCTAGAAATTGATAAGGAAGCTAAGATGGAAGTAAGCAAAAATTCTATATTAAATAAGGTTGTATAA
- a CDS encoding heparinase II/III family protein, with protein sequence MNDLYKANLILDDIFVFDENGDMEKSHLEVKNTPLDWDFCPNGDQEWTFMLNRFTYLDVLSRAYRESSDPVYIKKGLALIEDWIDKVKLIPSKKTRTLDTGMRIYHFIKFLTDNKIDDKSLLNKINQSIKDQIFYLKDQYIEKYDLSNWGLVQVIAIAIAGLYFKNDQMYEKAMEKYEEMMAIQYMDDHSIHWERCLGYHNFMVLWLLRLSEYEKACGLEISHKDQLRKIAETTLITTDLDGKELNNGDSDLTDTGFLLDYYKEIFEEDIKVGSQKLFGDYGLYVEKKAGAFLASFNQNMASNHSHGDFTHFTYQKDGIRILDGGRYTYTESEEREYLKLFAHNNVIVDDKSSMGYVSSWETNAYPLINPIYYKKNRHTFVEMSYFDNSREIFSKRRMFFLENGDLIVFDQIKAKGRHKAKTNILAKGLNDENIMVNRDFSLGNDGYYSTEYNSLEPCQKLSINEDFEDTYTQCMIFGNKDEYEFIKVSRNKVDLTEDEAVAIKTKDGVIVNIFEEITNSPRVFTAGGIKFHARSAVLYGQSDIEIYK encoded by the coding sequence ATGAATGATTTATATAAGGCGAATTTAATACTAGATGATATATTCGTTTTTGATGAAAATGGAGATATGGAGAAGTCCCATCTAGAGGTGAAAAATACGCCTCTAGATTGGGATTTTTGTCCTAATGGGGACCAGGAATGGACCTTCATGCTTAACCGTTTTACCTACCTAGATGTCCTAAGTAGGGCCTATAGGGAAAGTTCGGATCCGGTTTATATCAAGAAAGGCCTAGCCTTAATTGAAGATTGGATCGATAAGGTTAAGCTTATTCCTTCAAAGAAAACCAGGACCCTCGATACGGGAATGAGGATATATCACTTTATTAAATTCCTTACAGATAATAAGATTGATGATAAAAGTTTATTAAATAAAATTAACCAAAGTATAAAAGACCAAATATTTTATCTAAAAGACCAATACATAGAAAAATATGACTTGAGCAATTGGGGCCTTGTCCAGGTTATAGCAATAGCTATAGCTGGTCTTTACTTTAAAAATGATCAAATGTATGAAAAAGCCATGGAAAAATACGAGGAGATGATGGCTATCCAATATATGGATGACCACTCAATCCACTGGGAAAGATGCCTTGGCTATCATAACTTTATGGTATTGTGGCTATTAAGACTAAGCGAATATGAGAAAGCTTGTGGACTTGAAATAAGTCATAAAGATCAGCTAAGAAAAATCGCGGAGACCACTTTAATAACCACAGATCTTGATGGTAAGGAATTAAACAATGGTGACTCCGACTTAACTGACACGGGTTTTCTTCTTGACTATTATAAGGAGATTTTTGAAGAAGATATAAAGGTAGGAAGTCAAAAATTATTTGGGGACTATGGTTTATATGTTGAAAAGAAGGCTGGAGCATTTTTAGCCTCTTTCAATCAAAATATGGCATCTAACCATAGCCACGGAGATTTCACACATTTTACCTATCAAAAAGACGGAATTAGGATTCTAGATGGGGGTAGGTACACCTACACAGAAAGTGAAGAAAGAGAATACCTAAAGCTATTTGCCCATAATAATGTGATTGTTGATGATAAATCATCCATGGGATATGTATCTTCTTGGGAAACCAATGCCTATCCGCTTATAAATCCTATATATTATAAGAAAAATAGGCATACTTTTGTGGAAATGTCTTATTTTGATAACTCTAGAGAAATATTTTCAAAAAGAAGGATGTTTTTCCTTGAAAATGGAGATTTGATTGTCTTTGATCAAATAAAGGCGAAGGGTAGGCATAAGGCTAAAACAAATATCCTAGCTAAGGGATTAAATGATGAAAATATCATGGTAAATAGAGACTTTTCTCTAGGAAATGATGGCTACTATTCTACTGAATATAACAGCCTAGAGCCTTGTCAGAAATTATCCATAAATGAGGATTTTGAGGATACCTATACCCAATGTATGATATTTGGCAATAAGGATGAGTATGAATTTATCAAAGTTTCTAGAAACAAGGTAGACTTGACAGAAGATGAAGCAGTTGCAATCAAGACCAAGGATGGGGTTATTGTAAATATTTTTGAAGAAATTACAAATTCTCCAAGGGTTTTTACTGCCGGAGGGATAAAATTTCACGCCAGGTCAGCTGTTTTATATGGACAAAGTGATATAGAAATCTATAAGTAG
- a CDS encoding PTS sugar transporter subunit IIA — protein MIGLIMSAHGQYASGLKTGLDLVVGSSENIKVLDFTGDEIDKYRQDFETLIKEMLEKYDSLAIATDIAGGTPYNTAVMLTSDNAKVSVFSGLNFQLAYELSNMENNLAENNEKSIEVAREGISYFKIENDADTSFEGGI, from the coding sequence ATGATTGGATTAATAATGTCAGCCCATGGTCAGTATGCAAGCGGTCTAAAAACCGGCTTAGACCTAGTGGTTGGTAGCAGTGAAAATATCAAAGTTCTAGATTTTACGGGAGATGAAATAGATAAGTATAGGCAAGATTTTGAAACTTTAATTAAGGAAATGCTTGAAAAATACGATAGCCTTGCCATAGCTACAGATATAGCAGGCGGAACACCATACAACACAGCAGTTATGCTAACAAGTGATAATGCCAAGGTAAGTGTATTTTCTGGCCTAAACTTCCAATTAGCCTACGAATTGTCTAATATGGAAAACAACCTTGCTGAGAACAATGAAAAATCAATCGAAGTTGCAAGAGAAGGTATTTCATATTTTAAAATAGAAAATGATGCCGATACATCTTTTGAAGGCGGAATCTAA